CGCCCCGCCCTCGGGGTCCAAGGGCGGAGGGCCGGTGAAGGTGAAGTCGAAGCCGAATTGCCCGGCGGCATGGATGACGCTGGCGCAGACATTGTTGCCATCGCCCACCCAGACCACTTTGCGGCCCCGGATCGGGCCGCGATGTTCCTCGAATGTCATCACATCGGCCATGATCTGGCAGGGATGGGTGCGGTTGGTCAGCCCGTTGATGACCGGCACATCCGCATATTCGGCCATCTCCTGCAAGGTCGCCTCTTCAAAGGTGCGGATCATGATCAGATCGACATAGCGCGACAGCACCCGCGCCGTGTCGGCGATGGTCTCGCCATGGCCAAGCTGCATTTCCGAGCCCGACAGCACCATGGTCTGCCCGCCCATCTGCCGCACGCCGACATCGAAGCTGACGCGCGTACGGGTCGAGGGCTTCTCGAAGATCAGCGCGACCATGCGTCCCGCCAGCGGCAATTCGTCATCCGGCGTACCCTTGGGCCGCCCGTTGCGGGCTGTCTTCATGGCATGGGCCTGATCGATGATCGAGCGGAGTTCGTCCTTGGAAGTCGCGTGGATGTCTAGAAAATGTTTCATCTGGATGTCTTTCAGCGATTTGGGCCAACAAGCCCGCTTGTGGCAGCGGGGTCAAGGGGGCGCTGCCCCCGCCGCCGTTCCGGCGGCCCCCCCGGGATATTTTCATGAAGAAGAAGGCATGAAGAAGAAGGGGTGTCATCGGAGGCGGGTCATGATCCTGGCGGGCTGCCCCTCGGAATCGAGACGGATGGTATCGCCCGCGAAGCCGGCCTTTTCATAGGCGCGGATGGCGCGGAGATTTTCCGGGGAAGGATCGATGACCAGAAGCGAGACCTCGCGCAGCAGCAGATCTCCGAGCGCGCGCAGCCATGCGCCGCCATGGCCCTGTCCTTCAGGCGCGGTAAAGACATCGATGGCGATGGCATCTTTTGGAAGGTCGTGGAAATGCGGGGCTTTCCACTCATGCGCCGGACTATGCTGGGCATAGCCGATGGGGGTTTCACCGTGCAGCGCAATCAGTTGCCGCATCGCGGGATTATCCAGATCCTCGGTCACCAGTGCCAGCTGGTGATCGGGAGTCGTCCACCATTCGGCGACCAGCGGATCGCGCAACCATTCGGCCAGCATCGGCAGGTCGTCACGACGCACCGGCCTGAAGCCATAATCAGGCATCGAGACTTTCCGCCGCCTTGTCGAGCCTTGCCACGGCTTCGGCGATTTCCTCCTCCGAGATGTTAAGCGGCGGCAGCAGGCGCAGCGTGTTGTCACCGGCGGGCACAGTCAGGATATGCTGGTCATAGCCCGCCTTGACCAGATCGGCAGGCGCGGATTTGCATTTCAGGCCCAGCATCAATCCCTGTCCGCGCACGGATTCGAACAGGTCGGGATGCGCGGCGACCAGTCCTTCCAGCTTTTGCCGGAACAGGGCGGCCTTGCGGTTCACCTCGGCGAGGAAGGCATCATCGGCGACAATCTCCATCACCCGAGCGCCGACCGCGCAGGCCAGTGGATTGCCGCCATAGGTCGAACCATGCGTGCCCGCGACCATCCCCGCCGCCGCTTTTTCGGTCGCCAGAACCGCACCCAAGGGGAACCCTCCGCCGATGCCCTTGGCGACCATCATGATATCGGGCGTGATCCCCGAATATTCATGTGCGAAGAGCCGTCCAGTCCGGCCCATGCCGCATTGCACCTCGTCCAGGACCAGCAGGGTGCCGGTCCGGTCGCAAAGCTGCCTGATCTCGCGCAGTTCCGCATCGTCCAGCGGGCGGATGCCGCCCTCTCCCTGGATCGGTTCCAGCATCACCGCGGCGGTGCGGTCGGTGATGGCGGCTTTCAGCACCTCGATATCGCCCCAGGGAAATTGTCGGAAACCGGGCATGAGCGGGCCGAAACCCTTGACCATCTTTTCCGATCCGGCCGCCGCGATGGCCCCGGTCGAGCGGCCGTGGAAGGCGCCGTCGAAGGTCAGGATCTCGATGCGCTCGGGATCGCCCTCATCGCTCCAGAACTTGCGCACCATCTTGATCGCCAGTTCCGCCGCCTCGGTGCCGGAATTGGTGAAGAAGACCGTGTCGGCAAAGGTTTTCTCAACCAGCAGACCGGCCAGCTTTTCCTGTTCCGGGATCTGGTAGAGATTCGAAACATGCCAGATCCGTCCCGCCTGTTCGGTCAGCGCGGCCACCAGGTCGGGATTGGCGTGACCCAGCACATTCACCGCGATCCCGGCGCCAAGATCAAGATATCGGGTCCCGTCCGTGGCGATAGCCCAAGCTCCTTCCCCCCGCTCGAACGCAAGGGGGGCACGGTTATAGGTCGGCAGAACATGCGAAATCATGGCGGATTCCCCGGATGGCATGACAGATTTTAGGAAGGGCAGGAGTGATCGGACGGTGACGAAGCGTCAACGTCGGGAGCGAGCAAAACTGGCGGTCCATGCGATCATGGCAACGCCAATAGCGTGCTTTTGCCGGTCTTGCAATCACGGTTTCATCCGATAGCCCGATTTCAGCCAGCGCCAGCACAGATACAACACCGCCACCACCACCAGCAGGCAGATCAGCAGCCCCCGCAATGGCGACGCATCGCTGACGCCGGTCACGCCATAGCGCGCCCCGTCGATCAGGTAGAAGATCGGGTTCCAATGCGACAAGCTGCGGAAGGGCTCGGGCAGCGCCTCGACCGAATAGAAGGTGCCCGACAGGAAGGATAGCGGGGTGATGACGAAATTGGTGATCGCCGCCATCTGGTCGAATTTCTGCGCCATGATCCCGGCCAGGATACCAAGCCCTCCCAACAGCAGGGCCGCCAGCAGCACGAAAGTCACCGCCCAGAGGGGATGTGTGATTCCCGCTCCGGTCACCAGCATCATGCCCGTCCCGATCACAACGGCGACAAGCCCGGCCCGCGCGACTGAACCAGCAAGGTAACCGGCCAGCAGCTCGCCCGCCGACAGGGGCGGCATCAGCGTATCGATGATATTGCCCTGCACCTTGGCCCCGGTGATCGACGATGAGGTATTGGCGAAGGCGTTCTGGATCACCGTCATCATCAGGATGCCCGGACCCAGGAATTGCAGGTAGGGCAACCCCATCACCTCGCTCCGGCCGCGGCCAAGGGCGAGGGCGAAAACCAGTACAAACAGCCCCGCCGTCATCAGCGGCGCAAAGACCGTCTGCTGCCACACCGCCACGAATCTCATCACCTCGCGGGTCGCCAGCGTGCGCAGCCCCAACCAGTTTACCCGGCCGAATCTGCGCACGCCCATGGCGGTTTGCTTTTCTGACATCATTCCGCTCATGCTGCTGTCCTTGAATTCCCGTCGCGTGAAGGCTAAATCTCGGCATCCCGTTTGTGACGGGGTCAATCGCGGGTTTCAAGATGGGGCGGCAGATGAGTCCGCCCGGAAAGGCAACCATGTCCTGGACGGATGAACGTGTCGAGACACTGAAGCGCATGTGGGCCGAAGGCCAGTCGGCCAGTGCCATCGCCAAGGAATTGGGCGGGGTGACCCGCAATGCCGTGATCGGCAAGGTGCATCGCCTTGGCCTGTCGAACCGCAATGACGAGGCCGAGGTCAAGCCCGCCCCTGCCCCGGCGGCCGAGAAAAGGCCCGAGAAAAAGCCGGCGGCGGCCAAGCCTGAGCCCGCGCCAGAACCGGCTGCTGCCAAACCCGAGCCTGCCGCCACCCCGAAAGAGGAGGCGCCGCAGCCCGCCTTCACCCCTTCGCCGCGCCGTCCCATCGTTCCGGCGGGCCAGCCCTTGCCGCCGCAGCCCTCGGCCAACGAGATCAGCCCCGAGGCGCTGGCATCGGTGCGCGAAGTCGAGAAGAAGGCCCGCAAACTGTCGCTGATGGAGCTGACCGAGCGGACCTGCAAATGGCCGATCGGCGACCCCGCAACCGACAAGTTCTGGTTTTGCGGCCTGCCGAGCCAGCCCGGCAAACCCTATTGCGAGGCGCATGTCGGGGTTGCCTTCCAGCCGATGAGCTCGCGCCGCGACCGCCGTCGCTGATCCGATGCCCGGTTTTCCCCGGCTGGCTGCACTCGCCGTCATGCTTCGCGGTGACCAGGTTCTTCTCGCGCGTCGGCGCAACCCGCCCGATGCCGGGATGTGGGGCTTTCCCGGCGGCCATGTCGATCCGGGAGAGACCGCGTTGGCCGCCGCCGCCCGCGAACTTGCCGAGGAAACCGGCATCACCGCGATTCCCCGACTGTATCTCGACAATGTCGACCTGATCCGGCGCGGTCCCGACGGTGAGATCGAGTTTCATTTTCTGCTGGCGGCAGTGCTATGCGACTATGTCTCGGGCGAGCCGGTGGCCGCCGATGACGCGCTGGACGCCGGATGGTGGAGAATCGCGGATGTCCTTGACGGGGATATACCACTCAGCGCGCATGTGACCGACATCCTGCGCCGCGCCGTCAGGCATCGGGAGCTGGCCTGAGATTGCCGGACAGCAATGCTTGCATCAGGAATGTCGGCGCATATGAGGCGAAACGCGACAAAGCTTGATTGCGTCGCGCGATAGCCGGGGGCGCTTCGCCCCCCGGACCCCCAGAGGATATTTACGTGAAGAAGAAATTCGGTGCTCCTGATCTTGTTGGGAGCAAGACAGGACCATCCGCGCCAAAATAGCTGCCGAGAATCAAACCGCGTGGCCCGCAGATCAACTGCAGGCAGACCGCGTTCAATCAAGCCGGTCAGGCAATTCCCAACCGCGCAGCAATTCGGCAGCATCCATCGGTTTCTTGCCTGACCGCTGCGCCTGCAGGATTTCGATGGAACCTTCGCCGCAGGCAATCCGGAAGCCGGGCAGAACCTGCCCTGGTGCGCCCTGTCCTTCGGATAACCGGCTGCGCAGCAGCTTGACCCGCTCTCCGTCGATCTCGCACCATGCCCCCGGAAAAGGTGAGAGGCCCCGGATCTGGCGATCCAGCTCTGTCGCGGGGCGGTTCCAGTCGATACGCGCCTCGGCCTTGTCGATCTTGGCCGCATAGGTCACGCCCTGCTCGGATTGCGCGCGCGCCTGCATGGGCAGTCCGGCCAGCACCTCGACGACAAGGTCAGCTCCCATTTCCGCCAACCGGTCATGCAGATCGGCGGTTGTCTCTCCCGCTCCAATCGGAGTCCGCGCCTCAGCCAGCACGGGTCCGGTATCCAGCCCGGCCTCCATCTGCATGATCGCGACGCCCGTTTCGGCATCGCCGGCCATCACCGCGCGATGGATCGGCGCCGCACCGCGCCAGCGTGGCAGCAGCGATGCGTGGATATTCAGGCAACCGAAATTCGGCATGTCCAAAACCGCCTGCGGCAGGATCAGCCCATAGGCCACCACGACCGCGACATCCGCCTTTAATGCGGCAAAGGCCTCTTGCGCCTCAGGGTCGCGCAACTGCAACGGCGTCCGAACCTCGATCCCCAAGCGTCCCGCCTCGGCATGTACCGGTGAGGGTCGCAGCTTCTGGCCCCGTCCCGCTGCGCGCGGGGGCTGCGAATACACGGCAACGACCTCATGTGCTGCGGCCACCGCCCGCAGGGCAGCAACCGAAAAATCCGGAGTTCCCATGAATACAACGCGCATGCCCGCCTCCTTCTTCTTTGTCCAAATACCTTGGGGCCCGCCAGCAAGTCGCGCCACTGGTTCGGGCGACCAGCCGACGACGGGGCGCTCCCCCCCGGCCTGATTACCCCCGCCGTGCCAACTTGGCCGATTTCTGGACCAGCATCTTGCGCCGCAGCGGCGACAGGCGATCGACATATATCCGCCCGTCGAGATGGTCGATCTGGTGCTGCACGCTGGTCGCCCAGAGCCCGACGAAATCGCGATCCTCGATCTCTCCGTCCATGTTGAGGAACCGCACCGTCACCGCACGGGGCCGCTCGATCCGCGCAGACACGCCGGGCAGATTCGGGCTGGCCTCCTCGTGGCTGCGCATTTTCACGCTGGCATGCAGCAATTCGGGATTGGCCATCCGCACCACCTGCCCCCGCGCCTCGGACGCATCCACCACCGCCAGCCGCAACATGATGCCGATCTGCGGCGCGGCCAGCCCTACACCGGGCATCGCCTCCATCGTGTCGATCATGTCGTCCCAGATCATCCGCACGGTCTCGGTCACCGCCTCGACCGGATCGGCAGAGATATGCAACCGGCGGTCGGCATAGGGAAGGAAGGGGCGGGCCGTCATTCCCGGCCCCACGCCTCAGCCACGCGCCATCTCGCGCTTCAGCTTGACCATCTTGCGGGTGATCATCTGCCGCTTGATGGCCGACAGGTGATCGATGAACAGCACCCCGTTCAGGTGGTCCAGCTCATGCTGCGCACAGGTCGCCCAAAGCCCGTCGAACTCCTGCTCATGCGTCTTGCCGTCCAGCCCCAGCCAGCGCATCTTCACCTGCGCGGGACGGGTCACCTCGGCATATTGCTCGGGGATGGACAGGCAGCCCTCGTCATGGGTGTTGGCCTCTTCCGACGCCCACGTCACCTCGGGATTGATCAGCACCATCGGCTGGCGCTCTGCATCCGGATCGCGATTCGCATCCATCACGAAAATCCGCTTGAGCACGCCCACCTGCGGCCCGGCCAGCCCGACCCCCGGCGCATCATACATCGTCGCCAGCATGTCATCGGCCAGCGCCTCGATCTCGGGCGTGACGCTTGCGATGGGCTCCGCCAGTTTTTTCAGGCGCGGATCGGGATGGATCAGGATCGGTCTAATGTTCATGACAGCGATTTAGGCGATGGCTTCACCTTACGCAACAAGCAGCGTATGCATATGACGAAACGCGAAAACGAGGGAGCCCGCCATGACCCAACCCGATTTCGACGAGGTGATCGACCGCATCGGCACGCATTGCTCGAAATGGGACGACATGGAGGGCGCCTATGGCGTCTCGCCCAGCCAGGGCGGGCTGGCGATGTGGGTAGCCGATATGGATTTCCGCCCCCCCCCCGCCGTCCAGCGCGCCGTCGAGGCGACCGCGGCGCATGGCGTCTATGGCTATCCGGGCGCGAATGCCCCCTATCTCGACTCCATCCAGTGGTGGATGGCGAACCGGCATGGCTGGCAGATCGAGCGCGAATGGCTCCTGACCTGCGCCGGCCTGGTCAATGGCGTGGCGATGGCACTGGACGCCTATACCAGCCCCGGTGACGGTGTGATCGTGATGAGCCCGGTCTATCACGCCTTCGGCCGCGTCATCCGCGCCAGCGGGCGCGAGCTGATCGAGCTGCCCCTGGCCATCGAGGATGGCGGCTACCGCATGGACTGGTCTCAATGGGAAACCATGCTGACGGGTGGTGAGCGGCTGCTGATCCTGTGCTCGCCGCATAATCCCGGCGGCCGCGTCTGGACCGAGGAGGAACTGCGCGAGGTAGCCGATTTCTGCACCCGCCACGAGCTGATCCTGGTCTCGGACGATATCCATTGCGACCTGCTCATGCCCGGCCAGCGCCATCGCATGATCGCCAATGTCGTGCCGGATATCCGCGACCGGCTGGTGACACTGACCGCCGCCACCAAGACATTCAACATCGCCGGCGCCCATATCGGCAACGCGATCATCGCCGATGACGACCTTCGCGCAAAATTCAAGGGCGCGCTGATGGCGCGCGGCGTCTCTCCGGGCCTGTTCGGCATGGATATGGTCGCGGCCGCCTATTCCCTCGAGGGCGCGGCATGGGTCGATGCACTGGTCGAATATCTCGACGGCAACCGCCGCCTCTTCGACGAGGGCTTGAACGCCATTCCCGGCCTGCGCTCGATGCCGCTGCAGGCGACCTACCTGTCATGGGTCGATTTCTCCGGCACCGGGATGAGCACCGCCGAGTTCACTGCCCGCGTCGAAAAGACCGCCCGCATCGCCGTCAATCACGGCACGAGCTTCGGCAAGGGCGGAGAAAGCTTCCTGCGCTTCAACATCGCCACGCCCCGTGCCCGCGTGACCGAGGCGGTCAAACGGCTTCAGGACGCATTCTCCGACCTGCAATGAACCTGCTCGCCCGACTTTTCTCGGCACTGACGCTGGTGGCGCTGATCTGTGCCATCTGGGTTGCGCTGCTTCCTCAGCGCCCTACCACGCCGGATCGCCTCCCTTCCGATCAAACAACACTGACCGGGCCGGTGGACCGCATCCTGATCGAGAAATCCGCCCGCAAGATGACCGCCTTCCGCGATGGCGCTGCACTGAAAACCTACCGTATCGCCCTTGGCTTCGCCCCCGAGGGCGACAAGAGCCAGCAGGGCGACGGCAAGACCCCCGAAGGCATTTTCCGCATCGACCGCCGCAATGACGCCAGCGCCTATCATCTGTCGCTCGGCATCGACTATCCGCAAGCCGAGGATCGCGCCCGCGCCGCCGCCGAGGACATCGACCCCGGCGGCGACATCTTCATCCACGGCCAGCCCAACCAGTTGCCGCGCGGGATTTTATTGCCCGGAGACTGGACGGCAGGCTGCATCGCGATCTCGAATGCCGAGATCGGCGAACTTTTCGCCGCCACCGCCATCGGCACCGAGGTCGAGATCCGGCCGTGAAGCGACCCACGTT
This region of Paracoccus saliphilus genomic DNA includes:
- the argF gene encoding ornithine carbamoyltransferase, yielding MKHFLDIHATSKDELRSIIDQAHAMKTARNGRPKGTPDDELPLAGRMVALIFEKPSTRTRVSFDVGVRQMGGQTMVLSGSEMQLGHGETIADTARVLSRYVDLIMIRTFEEATLQEMAEYADVPVINGLTNRTHPCQIMADVMTFEEHRGPIRGRKVVWVGDGNNVCASVIHAAGQFGFDFTFTGPPPLDPEGGALEFARKQGVGVTIERDPQKAVEGADLVFADTWVSMHDPQSARERRHNQLRGYQVNEELMAGAKPDALFMHCLPAHREDEVTSAVMDGPHSVIWDEAENRLHAQKAVMRHCLGL
- a CDS encoding GNAT family N-acetyltransferase, with protein sequence MPDYGFRPVRRDDLPMLAEWLRDPLVAEWWTTPDHQLALVTEDLDNPAMRQLIALHGETPIGYAQHSPAHEWKAPHFHDLPKDAIAIDVFTAPEGQGHGGAWLRALGDLLLREVSLLVIDPSPENLRAIRAYEKAGFAGDTIRLDSEGQPARIMTRLR
- a CDS encoding aspartate aminotransferase family protein, with the translated sequence MISHVLPTYNRAPLAFERGEGAWAIATDGTRYLDLGAGIAVNVLGHANPDLVAALTEQAGRIWHVSNLYQIPEQEKLAGLLVEKTFADTVFFTNSGTEAAELAIKMVRKFWSDEGDPERIEILTFDGAFHGRSTGAIAAAGSEKMVKGFGPLMPGFRQFPWGDIEVLKAAITDRTAAVMLEPIQGEGGIRPLDDAELREIRQLCDRTGTLLVLDEVQCGMGRTGRLFAHEYSGITPDIMMVAKGIGGGFPLGAVLATEKAAAGMVAGTHGSTYGGNPLACAVGARVMEIVADDAFLAEVNRKAALFRQKLEGLVAAHPDLFESVRGQGLMLGLKCKSAPADLVKAGYDQHILTVPAGDNTLRLLPPLNISEEEIAEAVARLDKAAESLDA
- a CDS encoding ABC transporter permease encodes the protein MSGMMSEKQTAMGVRRFGRVNWLGLRTLATREVMRFVAVWQQTVFAPLMTAGLFVLVFALALGRGRSEVMGLPYLQFLGPGILMMTVIQNAFANTSSSITGAKVQGNIIDTLMPPLSAGELLAGYLAGSVARAGLVAVVIGTGMMLVTGAGITHPLWAVTFVLLAALLLGGLGILAGIMAQKFDQMAAITNFVITPLSFLSGTFYSVEALPEPFRSLSHWNPIFYLIDGARYGVTGVSDASPLRGLLICLLVVVAVLYLCWRWLKSGYRMKP
- a CDS encoding GcrA family cell cycle regulator is translated as MSWTDERVETLKRMWAEGQSASAIAKELGGVTRNAVIGKVHRLGLSNRNDEAEVKPAPAPAAEKRPEKKPAAAKPEPAPEPAAAKPEPAATPKEEAPQPAFTPSPRRPIVPAGQPLPPQPSANEISPEALASVREVEKKARKLSLMELTERTCKWPIGDPATDKFWFCGLPSQPGKPYCEAHVGVAFQPMSSRRDRRR
- a CDS encoding NUDIX hydrolase → MPGFPRLAALAVMLRGDQVLLARRRNPPDAGMWGFPGGHVDPGETALAAAARELAEETGITAIPRLYLDNVDLIRRGPDGEIEFHFLLAAVLCDYVSGEPVAADDALDAGWWRIADVLDGDIPLSAHVTDILRRAVRHRELA
- the fmt gene encoding methionyl-tRNA formyltransferase is translated as MRVVFMGTPDFSVAALRAVAAAHEVVAVYSQPPRAAGRGQKLRPSPVHAEAGRLGIEVRTPLQLRDPEAQEAFAALKADVAVVVAYGLILPQAVLDMPNFGCLNIHASLLPRWRGAAPIHRAVMAGDAETGVAIMQMEAGLDTGPVLAEARTPIGAGETTADLHDRLAEMGADLVVEVLAGLPMQARAQSEQGVTYAAKIDKAEARIDWNRPATELDRQIRGLSPFPGAWCEIDGERVKLLRSRLSEGQGAPGQVLPGFRIACGEGSIEILQAQRSGKKPMDAAELLRGWELPDRLD
- the def gene encoding peptide deformylase, giving the protein MTARPFLPYADRRLHISADPVEAVTETVRMIWDDMIDTMEAMPGVGLAAPQIGIMLRLAVVDASEARGQVVRMANPELLHASVKMRSHEEASPNLPGVSARIERPRAVTVRFLNMDGEIEDRDFVGLWATSVQHQIDHLDGRIYVDRLSPLRRKMLVQKSAKLARRG
- the def gene encoding peptide deformylase produces the protein MNIRPILIHPDPRLKKLAEPIASVTPEIEALADDMLATMYDAPGVGLAGPQVGVLKRIFVMDANRDPDAERQPMVLINPEVTWASEEANTHDEGCLSIPEQYAEVTRPAQVKMRWLGLDGKTHEQEFDGLWATCAQHELDHLNGVLFIDHLSAIKRQMITRKMVKLKREMARG
- a CDS encoding MalY/PatB family protein; its protein translation is MTQPDFDEVIDRIGTHCSKWDDMEGAYGVSPSQGGLAMWVADMDFRPPPAVQRAVEATAAHGVYGYPGANAPYLDSIQWWMANRHGWQIEREWLLTCAGLVNGVAMALDAYTSPGDGVIVMSPVYHAFGRVIRASGRELIELPLAIEDGGYRMDWSQWETMLTGGERLLILCSPHNPGGRVWTEEELREVADFCTRHELILVSDDIHCDLLMPGQRHRMIANVVPDIRDRLVTLTAATKTFNIAGAHIGNAIIADDDLRAKFKGALMARGVSPGLFGMDMVAAAYSLEGAAWVDALVEYLDGNRRLFDEGLNAIPGLRSMPLQATYLSWVDFSGTGMSTAEFTARVEKTARIAVNHGTSFGKGGESFLRFNIATPRARVTEAVKRLQDAFSDLQ
- a CDS encoding L,D-transpeptidase family protein — encoded protein: MNLLARLFSALTLVALICAIWVALLPQRPTTPDRLPSDQTTLTGPVDRILIEKSARKMTAFRDGAALKTYRIALGFAPEGDKSQQGDGKTPEGIFRIDRRNDASAYHLSLGIDYPQAEDRARAAAEDIDPGGDIFIHGQPNQLPRGILLPGDWTAGCIAISNAEIGELFAATAIGTEVEIRP